In Terriglobia bacterium, a genomic segment contains:
- a CDS encoding CPBP family intramembrane glutamic endopeptidase, protein MSSSLPDPQPFEELQPPSPPPRNTWSMVDLVVFGVFFALTVLLLPLGVIRIWRIFDPELAVSNLTATDQVLLQGVMNLVIVGFIAFLIKVVHGQSFLSTIHWFKNHEFGTAFLISLGATLAVSVLIVSSFIPSGTEPPIERLLSNQTAIYVFALFGIAVAPLFEEIIFRGFLFKVLDDIRGPGTAVSVTAILFALLHLPQLWGSWGGVLLIFVVGYVLSFIRQKSNSLIPSFIIHTTYNTMLFGVFALSSFVQKGAH, encoded by the coding sequence GTGAGTTCTTCATTACCGGATCCACAGCCATTCGAAGAGCTCCAGCCGCCTTCGCCTCCGCCGCGAAACACCTGGTCCATGGTGGATCTGGTCGTTTTCGGCGTGTTCTTTGCGCTGACCGTTCTGCTGCTGCCTCTAGGCGTAATTCGTATCTGGAGGATCTTCGATCCGGAGCTTGCGGTTTCTAACTTGACGGCGACTGATCAGGTGCTTCTCCAAGGCGTCATGAATCTGGTAATTGTAGGGTTCATTGCGTTCCTGATAAAAGTGGTTCATGGGCAATCGTTCCTCTCAACGATTCATTGGTTCAAAAATCATGAATTTGGAACGGCGTTTCTGATTTCGCTCGGCGCTACATTGGCTGTATCGGTGTTGATCGTGTCGTCGTTTATTCCCTCAGGTACGGAGCCTCCGATCGAACGTCTCCTTTCAAACCAGACGGCAATATATGTCTTTGCGCTGTTCGGGATCGCCGTTGCTCCCTTGTTTGAGGAAATCATTTTTCGAGGCTTTCTGTTCAAGGTGCTGGACGACATTCGCGGCCCGGGTACGGCGGTTTCCGTGACGGCGATTCTATTTGCCTTGCTGCATTTGCCTCAGCTCTGGGGAAGCTGGGGAGGGGTGCTGTTGATTTTCGTGGTGGGTTACGTTCTTTCGTTCATCCGGCAGAAGTCGAATTCGCTTATTCCATCCTTCATCATTCATACGACGTACAACACCATGTTATTCGGAGTATTCGCACTCAGCAGTTTCGTCCAAAAAGGCGCGCACTAA
- the mqnC gene encoding cyclic dehypoxanthinyl futalosine synthase — MRNIQTILESAANGGRIDSDEAVYLFEQADLLDLAACADRIRQRLHPDNVISYIIDRNINYTNVCKEFCTFCAFYRVKGDAEAYVLPEHVIYKKIEETLALGGTGILMQGGVHPDLRIDYYERLLSGIKERFKIHCHCFSPPEILNIARVSKVSVPDVFARLKAAGLDSMPGGGGEILDDEIRNEISPLKCKTDEWLMVHREAHRLGLRTTGTMMIGVGETIHHRIRHLERLRDLQDETGGFTAFIPWTFQHENTELAFRNLPEVTAAEYLRLLALSRIYFDNIPNVQVSWLTVGLKIGQVGLRFGVNDMGSIMIEENVISAAGARNRANDGELRRVIEDAGFIARQRTTLYERYVN; from the coding sequence ATGAGAAACATTCAAACGATATTGGAATCCGCCGCGAACGGCGGTCGCATCGATTCGGACGAGGCGGTATACCTTTTTGAGCAGGCTGATCTGCTCGATCTCGCTGCGTGCGCGGATCGCATCCGGCAACGGCTCCATCCGGACAATGTCATCAGCTACATCATTGACCGGAATATCAATTACACCAATGTCTGCAAGGAATTCTGCACATTTTGTGCCTTCTATCGGGTGAAAGGCGACGCTGAAGCGTATGTTCTGCCCGAGCACGTAATTTATAAGAAAATCGAAGAAACGCTCGCCCTTGGAGGCACTGGTATTCTGATGCAAGGTGGCGTACATCCCGATTTGAGAATCGACTATTACGAACGTCTTCTATCGGGCATCAAAGAACGGTTCAAGATTCACTGCCACTGCTTTTCGCCGCCTGAAATCCTGAATATTGCCCGCGTCTCGAAGGTCAGCGTGCCCGATGTCTTTGCCCGATTAAAAGCGGCCGGCCTGGATTCGATGCCGGGCGGCGGCGGCGAAATTCTCGACGATGAAATCCGAAACGAGATCAGCCCACTCAAGTGCAAAACGGACGAGTGGTTGATGGTACATCGCGAAGCGCATCGACTTGGTCTCCGGACGACCGGCACGATGATGATCGGTGTCGGTGAAACCATTCATCATCGCATCCGGCATCTGGAACGGTTGCGGGATCTCCAGGATGAAACCGGTGGCTTCACAGCATTCATTCCCTGGACGTTCCAACACGAGAACACTGAACTCGCGTTCCGCAACCTTCCCGAGGTCACGGCAGCGGAATATCTGCGGCTTCTGGCGCTCAGCCGGATCTATTTCGACAACATCCCGAACGTTCAGGTTTCCTGGCTGACTGTCGGTTTGAAGATCGGTCAGGTCGGTTTGCGATTCGGGGTTAACGACATGGGGAGCATCATGATCGAGGAAAATGTGATCAGCGCGGCGGGAGCCCGGAACCGAGCCAATGACGGCGAATTACGGCGCGTCATCGAAGACGCCGGATTCATCGCGCGCCAGCGGACGACGTTGTACGAGCGATACGTGAATTAG
- a CDS encoding D-sedoheptulose 7-phosphate isomerase, with protein sequence MKHATTLIDHFVSESLRVKTAFFEQNKESIARAAETIAHGLKNGKKMLFFGNGGSAADSQHLAAEMVGRFGPDRSALPGIALTTDTSILTAVGNDYGYDKVFSRQIEALGQPGDTAIGISTSGNSPSVLEALDAARAKGLFTVGFTGEGGGKMVGRCEVLFRVPSRVTARIQETHILLGHILCELIDRELFPEIYPQD encoded by the coding sequence ATGAAACACGCAACGACTCTAATCGATCACTTCGTCAGCGAAAGCCTTCGAGTCAAAACCGCATTCTTTGAACAGAACAAAGAGTCCATCGCGCGGGCTGCCGAAACGATCGCGCACGGCCTGAAGAACGGTAAGAAGATGTTGTTCTTCGGAAACGGCGGCAGCGCAGCCGATTCACAGCATCTTGCGGCCGAGATGGTGGGAAGGTTCGGCCCGGATCGCTCTGCATTGCCAGGTATCGCTCTGACCACAGACACGTCGATCCTGACTGCCGTCGGCAACGACTACGGCTACGACAAGGTTTTTTCCCGGCAAATCGAAGCGCTGGGGCAGCCCGGCGACACCGCAATCGGCATCTCAACCAGCGGCAATTCGCCCAGTGTACTCGAGGCGCTCGACGCCGCCCGGGCCAAAGGTTTATTCACGGTCGGCTTTACGGGCGAGGGCGGTGGAAAGATGGTGGGCCGGTGCGAAGTTCTTTTTCGCGTGCCTAGCCGTGTGACCGCGCGCATCCAGGAAACACACATTCTGTTAGGCCATATTCTCTGCGAGTTGATCGACCGCGAGCTGTTTCCGGAAATCTATCCGCAAGATTAA